The Salminus brasiliensis chromosome 22, fSalBra1.hap2, whole genome shotgun sequence genomic interval AACGATGGACCCGGTGTCCGGTCTGCTCTGCCTAACGGCCACGGTGGTCGTGCTCGCCCCTCCGGTCACTCTCGCGCCGATGCCTGACCAGTACTCGCGGGGTGTGGTGAGTACTCTTCCTCATCTCAGCATCATCAACATCCGCCCAGCCTCGCGTCTGATTGTGGTGCAGCCTGTCGCCCAGAGCAGCTCAGGTTCTAGTCTTTGTCCAGAACATGGTCAGGAGGACCGGTCCGGCtgctgaccaatagaaacgctccaaaatgtaCGTACCTGTGAGAAGTAGAAGGTGGAGCTGCTTATCTggtcactgatattagaataaacactaaagcggtgggtggaggttctccatcactgtttTCATCATTGGAACATCTCCTCATTagaagttctcctcatggagtctagtgttattgagagttctcctcagatcaacacctggtttggtggcaAATCAGAGCTTAATGATGGTCAATCAGGTGAgcatccacgctgtgctggctggactgggggggcatccaggagaaccctggaggaaccgagctctgttcttcagactagctcaccgacaagatctcactactttctttttttcagaatgagaagctctcgTCTCTCTTTtgtactggattcatgttcacctgctttgtctgttctgaggagatctggagcttctactggaGTAAAAACTCTCGGATGTCCAGAATGAtgaatctttttacactgacttccacagAAAGTCTCCTTTGGACAAACATGTCCACTTTGGTCTCATCTGTACGAAGAACGGTGTTCCAGAAGTCTTGTGGTTTGTTCAGATGAAACTTGGAAAAGTTTCCAGGAGAAAGAAACGTCTTtctttaaaacaaataaataaattaaattaaattaaattaaattaaaaaagcatGGCAGCCAAACAGCTCACACTTGTTCAGCACTGCCATGAACTTAAACATTTAGCATGCTAACTGAGGCCTGTAGAGTTTGGGGGTCATCTTTCAGATGTTTCTACACCTTGGTTGGAGTCCACCTGTAGGACATTCCGTTGACTGGCCATGATCTGTGATCCATGGCAAAAGCCAGGCCACGAGGAAAAGGTAGAAAGTCCTCAAATCCTGGAgcgcaaaccttgtggcatcgtTCCCAAGAAGACTGGTGCTCCAACTAAGTAGAGTAAAGCGTCCGAATACTTACGTCAATGCAACATTGAAGTTTTTCCTTTTAAATAAATTCGGTTTTCACCTTTGCGTTATGGGGTGCTGAGCGAAGGGACATGGTCTGCAGTGGTCAGAGGGGTTCAAGCAAATGAACTTAGAGCACAACAGGCCTGTGCTGTCCTTCGAGCGCGCTAAGCTACctagcagttggaaaagaggcggtggctggctttgcatgtgtcagaggacGCCCTAGAGGACGGCCTGGTAGTCCTAGTGtcgggtaattggccttccaaattgggcaGAAAATGGggtgaaattaaaaaaatatttatttatgagaaataaagaaataaaatctatttttatatttataaaaaaaaagaatcaatctAAACTAAAGTGCAACAGCTGAAATGGCCTGAGCGGATGTCAATAACGATGATGTAAACCTGCCAATCTCATAATCTGCAGCATTTTTGCGACATTTCCTAAATTTGCAAAACGATGTTATTGAGAAACTGTAGCTATAAAGTCATTCCATTACCACAGGTTCTCACGCCCAGCACGCCACTGCTGCGTCCTCACCTCAGCCCCTCAGCGTCTACTGCTACTGTCCAGATTTCATGTTACTCATAGTTCAAAGTCTAAATCTGAAGCAGAGGCGTAGCTGCAGTAAGCGGTAAGTGTTGGAGGGGGGTGGTTggtgtgaaaaaaaaaggcctGTGGGCTTGCAGGTTTCCTCACCTGTGCTTCAGACTGGCAGTCGCGGCCATGACTGAGGTCTGGACGTCTGAGACCCAGCTGAGACACCGGAGCTCTGACCCAGAATCCGACCCAGAATACAGGACAGGTCTGGATCCAGCGGCATTCAGGAGGAAAACATACTGGATCACTTGAGTTTACTAATGGGTGAGATAACCCCATGTTAGCACACGCCAGGGAGAGCTTAACAAGCTAGCTGGTAGCTGAAGCTAGCAGTTGAGGCTGAGAGGGCTGTCGAGGGAGGGGTGGTGCTCGTGCAGGCCGATTAGCTGGTCAAGCTCCCTGCTATGCATgtagcctcctcctcctcttcttcttcttgtttcaGGACTGGCTGAGCAGGTATGGCTACCTGCCCCCTCCTGACCCGCGAGGGGGGAAACTGCAGACCAAAGAAGGAATCGAGAAAGCCATCCGGCAGATGCAGAGGTTCGGAGGACTGAGGGAAACGGGCAAACTTGGTAAATCAGTTAGTTCATACCCTTTTAAACAGCGTTACCATGGAGAACAACAGCCAGAATTTCTTACATAGCTTACAATCCCTATTCCTGAGGTGTTCATTAAAGGAGCAGTTTGAGtccagattcagattcagttgATTAGCCGAGACATGTTTGATTTCTGGGGTGTACTAAGCTAGGATGCTAAGCTAACTGCTAACAAAACACTGGACACCCAAAAACGTTCATCTCTCAGACTGTCTCTCCGaactcctccagatcttcattcGGATGGGTTTTAGAAGACGATGAGAATttagtactgccaattaacctacGCTCATAGCTTCCCCTagaactagcaatgctcccgagaAAAGtgtcaggtccccagctccaccactccaGCTTACAGACGTCTGTGCCAGCCAAGAACGCTTTAAgaatgatgtggggagagagagagcgccatctacccacccggagagagcttggctaattgtgctctgccgatggcaaagaggcatgacctgggatttaaACTCGCGGCCTCTGGACCACAGTGGTAGAGCATTAGACTAGTTTTAGCTTAGAATTTTTAGGTAGGGTCTCTTCAGCTGCCACgttactaaatatttaaaagaaagttGATTCTGTGGGCTTCGGAAGCAAATAAATTACAATGGTGGGGGCTTTTATTTACAGAGAAGAGGccggtgtttgttagcaatgttagcctagcagctCCTGTTCCAAACTATACGTAGAAGCTAAAATACAGTTCAGCCGATTCCTGAACCTGTAGACTCCCCTATTTCGTGCGTGACTCACAACCAAAACGTACGAGGCGGTAAAGACGAGTCAAAATACACGAGATACCCGATGTTAGCTGGTGGACCTGTGTGTCCGCCAGCTTGTACTCATCTGTAATTTGGGTTTGTAAGGTGGATTGTCTATGGTTTTGTCTATGGACACCCAGAACCTTCGCAGTCTTCTGCCTCTCGCTGTTTATATACTATCGTATTCAGACATTTCACTGCTTTAGAGAAGCTGAGACTCTAGGATACCCGTTACAAGCACCAAGACAATTCATCCACCTGAGTAAAGGGCTGTTTTCAtgggaaatatgaagaatttctcaAATCTGACGTCAAAATGTTCAGGTTTAGGGTCCGATTAGCTCTTCGGGCTGTGGTCTCAGGCACATGGGGTCTCACTATAGAAAGACCTGAGATTGTCCTGAACAGTTTAATATAACACATGTGAGATTATCTAATGGGGAAGTGCCTTTAAAAGCCAAAAGAAAGAAGCGAAGTTTAAGAAGcaactccagagggttaaaggGGCCTTCTGGAAAACTAAACACCAGCTTTTAAGTTGCAGCATTGCATTACTCACCTCCATACACCTCAAACTCAAACAGCCACTGATGTAGAGGCTCGGTACACACGCATTTCCAACAGCACGCCCTCAAAAACACTCCAGAATCCCAAATAGCTTGTAGTATTTCAGTAGCTCCTCCCACCTTCGAGACACATCGCCAGAAGGGAGCTCCAGTCTTCACACTGGAAAATCTCTGCCTGGCACCTAAAGCAGACCAGTGCAGGAGGGGAGCAGGCATGTCTAGGAGTGACGTAGCGGTGGACATGGGTTTCACCTGGGTGAGAGTCCACCTTTAAGATGACCTGTGAAGAGTAGAGTCGGGGGAAAAGGGTCACAGTTACTGGTGGGTTGTAGTCGGGTGACGATCTCCAGACATACCATCGTTGAAAGGTTCTGTTTGTTTGATCAGATTGTAGAGCTTTCTGATATCAGATCCGTTTCCAGTGACCATCTAAGGGCAGGGCTCTGGTCCTGTGTATATAGAGCTCTATGCAAAACTGCAGAGCTAGTCAGGGTTCGTCATCGACGATGCTTTCTTGGTTAGCGGCATGCTTTTATCACGCCCTGGCTGGACTGCATTAGGAGTGTCCATTTCTGGAATCCATATATTGATCTCCTGAGCTCTTCCttttatgctctctctctctctctctctctctccagactcGGACACGCTGAAGCTGATGTCAACACCAAGATGCTCGCTGCCAGACATCGTAGGCACGGAGGACatgctgaggaggaggaggaggaggaagcgATACGCCCTCTCCGGGCTCCGCTGGGACAAAACTAATCTGACATGGAGGTTGGTTGTGATGCTCTGCCTCATTAAAGGGGAAGTccgtccatttttttttttttttgaaatcTCTGCATAATTCATTAGCTGGAATTTGGAAATATGGAATGTGGATGatggtcaaaaaaaaaagtggcaaaTCTAAACGAATATGGTTTTCCTAAGGGACTACTTTGCGGCGCAgtaccctgcatgtatccctccaccatgaatgaATTCTACAGCCTTTTAAGCCTTCAACCTCCTTTCTTCTTACCACCTCTCCTCACAGCGTCCTGAATATCCCGACCCGCTCACCCTTCCTCAAGCAGGATCTGGTGACCACGCTGATGTTTCACGCCCTCAAGGTCTGGAGCGACAACACCAACATCCAGTTCCTCCAAAGCGAGGCCAATCGGGCCGACATCAAAATCTCCTTCGCCCAATCCCTCCACGACGACGGCTACCCGTTTGACGGGAAGGGCGGCACGCTCGCTcacgccttcttccctggaaacGTGGACATTGCCGGGGACACTCATTTCGACGATGAGGAGACCTGGACGTACGGAGACCAGGAAAATGCAGGCACGGACCTTTTCACCGTAGCGGTGCACGAGTTCGGCCACGCCCTGGGgctctcccattcctcctcggACCCCTCCATCATGAAGCCGTACTACCAGGGTCCCGTGGGGGATGTCAGGGACTACACGCTGCCCATGGATGACCTCTTGGCCATTCAGACCTTGTATGGTGAGTCCAAAGCCAAAGGCATTATGCAAATAcgactgttctgattggttgaatGCCTTCAGCCCTGTTTCATTGTTGTAAGGCACTGCATTCATGCCTCTGTTACTGTTTGACTGCAGGGATCAAACGGAAGATAGTCACACCTCCCCCTGGTGGTCGAACCACGCCACGCCTGCCTGAGCTGCCCAACACTCCACCGAGAGTGACtctgcagtgagtgtgtgtgtgtgtgtgtgtgtgggggggggtggggggtggggggggttagGAAACATTTCTGGCTTGAGTAAAAGTAGCAGTATTTAATAAGTACTTCCTttgaaatgtaattaatgatTGAGTAAAAGTACTTATGGTTTTTATAGTTAGTATCCAACATCTTCacgttcctcaagggttctttatagaaccatgacaactcaaagaactatCTCTTTTATAGGAACCGGTTAAAAAGGTTCTGTCGAGCATTGTGATGATGCTATATTGCTCtggtggtggttgctatggtattgcaggTGGTTTCTTCCCCTGCTGATTTTCTCTCCCTGTGATATTATTAGacaaggacacagccctgaacAGGCAACCCTGCTCTTTGGCACAACCTGCTGGCCAAAGTGGTGTAAATGCATCTCAAAACCCAAATTCAATattagtatatttaaaaaaaaaaagtgttcatatatttataatattgagACACAAAGCTAGGGGGCGCCGTTAGTGCTCAAACAACATTTGGTGTACATAAAATGTGGTGCACCCCAAGGACTGGGTGAAGAAACACTGACCATAAGCAGAAAACTGCTCAGCAAAGCAGTCCATCTAGACAGTGATCACaaacagtatatggacaaaagtattgggacacctgcctctTTATTTTTGAAGAGTTGATttttggattaactgtctctactgtccagggaagaaggctttctactagattttagcggagcactgctgtgaagatttgactgATTAAgtattagtgagatcaggatgttggatgattatccccaactcatttaAGCACCAGctatcgttccagagaacacagttcttccacagctgaGTGCTTGGGGGAgctgcctggcattaggcagcatggtccaGAGATTTTTGCATTTGCATcatcagcaatggttgcaacttaaagtagcagaatgcatttattagaatgggtgtccacaaacttttggacatttggacAGTGCATCATCACACTCATTGGTCACCTATGTAACGCATATCAGCTGTTGTTTTAGGGGGGTTCACTGATGTGTTTGTCCTCTTACATTCTCCATCTTTGTCTTCAGGCCTGACCCCAGCTATCAGGCCCGCTGTAAGGGAGGATTCGACGCGGTGGCCAACATCAGAGGAGATGTGTTCTTTTTTAAAGGTATGTAGTCCTGAAGCTGAACACCATAcggccatgtttttttttttattatgtcatCATCAATAAACCATTTCTTATCTGGACCGTCTGAATCAGGACCATACTTCTGGAGGATGCAGCGATCTGGATCCTTGGTGTCTCTCGCTCCCGCCCACATCACTAACTTCTGGATCGGCCTTCCACCCGACACAGACAAGATAGACGCCGTCTACGAGAGAAAGACCGACAGCCACATCATCTTCTTCATTGGTTAGTAAAGGCAGTACTGTGGTAGAGTTCTACAGGAATACGGAGcctatacactacatgtccaaatgtttgtggacaccccttataaagAAAGTCACACCCATtgttattggcaccatgctccCAAATGCCAGGCccagggctagaggggtataaagcaccccccccagcattgagctgtgttctctggaatgatggatgatggatgctccatccagtaattttgggatgagctggggagttggggaagagtggtgatcattcaacactctcatcactgaatgtaatcaaatcctcacagcaatgctcctccaaaatctagtagagaaccttcttccctggacagtagagacagttactccaacaaaagcaggataaactattttaatacccttgatttttcagaaaaacaaggaattagcaggtgtcccaatacttttgtccaaatagagTATAAATAGTGTACTAGTGTCCTGCCATACTGAAGCGATACAGTATGCCTTCTagctgtacaccagcaaggtagAGCCCCaagagaggggtttctgataaagtggccagcctAATAGCATTTGCCACCATCAGGTTAGCATCACCACTGTGCTGAGAGTGGTCCACCACCCAGCAGTGGTCCCATCTATGAAtggagtgtttctaataaaatggccagtgtaGGTATGAGATACAAAGCTAGAGAAGCTGGTCACAATACTAGATATACTACACCAAAAGCCTTGCAGTACTGCCATGGCCCACGGGGGGGCTGGGGGTGTGTAGAGAAACAGGTGGGTTTCTGAGGTCATAGGAGATGTGTTCCCTCTCTTAGGTTCACAGTTCTGGGTATTCAAGGACACGGTGGCTCTGCCTGGCTACCCGCGGCCCGTGTCCGAGTGGGGCATGAGGACTCAGCGCGGAAGCCCGGTGAAGAACGTGGAGGCGGCGTTTGTTTGGGCTCATAACGGGAAGACCTACCTGTTCAGCGGAGGAGAGTTCTGGAGATTCACCGAAGGTCAGGGAGGTGCAGTGCCCCGGCCGGACGCGGAATACCCCAGAAACGCCTCGCTCTGGAAGGATGTGCCCAGCGACCCTGATGACATCATGAGCTGGGGAACAggtaagaatatatatatatatgatctagcTGATGTAAACTCTTACTGGTGCATTAACAATGGGACGTGGTTACAGACTGGTGTGGATTATGTGAATTTCTTCTGGCCAAACTGGCCAACCAGCACAACAAGAATGGTCAAGGTGGTCAGCCAGCATGATCgagctggttgatcagcataaCCTGCATGGTCAAGGTAGTTAACCAGCATAACTGTCATGACtgagctggtcgaccagcatagCAAGGATGACAAAGCGTGTCACGATCCACCAGTTTacccagcatgaccagcttgagcAAACTGGTCGACAAGCAGGAACACCTTAAATCAACacactggtcaagagctaagcttgATGCTAAGCTTAACCATCAATGACCAGCTCTGAAAGCAGTCTTAACTGGATTTCCCAGCAGGGCTTATCCTGCAAACTCATCTGgacctgtgattggtcaggatgctcacagcacacactaaaacagcactgattggtcagagggttcatttgcatattgcatattATAGGTCTCCTCTTTCTTACCACAGCTGGAAACACGTACTTCTTCAAGGACAACTCCTACTGGGTCCTGAAGAGTGGGGGACTGGACCAGGACGTCATCACTCCCAAATCGATTGCGGTTGACTGGATGTTTTGCCCTGCTCCACCACACGCCACCCAATCAGCAGCCGGCCCGAGCTCTGGGGAAACAAAATGCAGCTGCGGCATCAATGAAGCCCCCATAGTGGCCAAACCTTCGTGGCTGATTTTCAGCTCACTTTTAATACTGTCTCAGTGCATCGCTCAGCTGATGTAAGACCGGGCTAAACGGGGCTCGGCTGAAGATAagcaaatttatatatatattaaaaaaaagtaactgTGTTTTTTTCAAACGACacaataattaatttattttttaaatgagatTCTGcaaaggcagacagacaggccagTACATTAGTCAGTTCCCAAAATCCCCACTGTTTACTTTACATAATCCatggctgtgtccaaaactgaaGGTACActgtctggacaaaagtattgggacacctcttaatc includes:
- the mmp25b gene encoding matrix metalloproteinase-25; the protein is MDPVSGLLCLTATVVVLAPPVTLAPMPDQYSRGVDWLSRYGYLPPPDPRGGKLQTKEGIEKAIRQMQRFGGLRETGKLDSDTLKLMSTPRCSLPDIVGTEDMLRRRRRRKRYALSGLRWDKTNLTWSVLNIPTRSPFLKQDLVTTLMFHALKVWSDNTNIQFLQSEANRADIKISFAQSLHDDGYPFDGKGGTLAHAFFPGNVDIAGDTHFDDEETWTYGDQENAGTDLFTVAVHEFGHALGLSHSSSDPSIMKPYYQGPVGDVRDYTLPMDDLLAIQTLYGIKRKIVTPPPGGRTTPRLPELPNTPPRVTLQPDPSYQARCKGGFDAVANIRGDVFFFKGPYFWRMQRSGSLVSLAPAHITNFWIGLPPDTDKIDAVYERKTDSHIIFFIGSQFWVFKDTVALPGYPRPVSEWGMRTQRGSPVKNVEAAFVWAHNGKTYLFSGGEFWRFTEGQGGAVPRPDAEYPRNASLWKDVPSDPDDIMSWGTAGNTYFFKDNSYWVLKSGGLDQDVITPKSIAVDWMFCPAPPHATQSAAGPSSGETKCSCGINEAPIVAKPSWLIFSSLLILSQCIAQLM